The Fulvivirga ligni genome window below encodes:
- a CDS encoding STAS/SEC14 domain-containing protein: MEIRNDDYSTISYEADLNAVHVVWKKIPTEGMYREIFTGALNAIIDNKANKWISDIRKQGVVGPSNAKWLREEILPKAIQAGLNKIAIVVEKDVFKKFYIDNVKTIMSATAEMQYFDSEDEARKWLG; encoded by the coding sequence ATGGAAATTCGAAACGACGATTATTCTACCATCTCTTATGAGGCAGATCTTAACGCCGTGCACGTGGTATGGAAAAAGATACCAACAGAAGGAATGTATAGAGAAATTTTTACCGGCGCATTAAACGCCATTATTGATAATAAGGCCAATAAATGGATTTCTGATATTAGAAAGCAGGGAGTAGTGGGGCCAAGCAACGCTAAATGGCTCCGAGAAGAAATCCTTCCAAAGGCAATTCAGGCCGGATTAAACAAGATTGCTATTGTAGTAGAAAAAGATGTTTTCAAAAAATTCTACATAGACAATGTAAAAACCATCATGAGTGCCACCGCAGAAATGCAATACTTTGATAGTGAGGACGAAGCGAGAAAGTGGTTAGGGTAA
- a CDS encoding potassium channel family protein has protein sequence MRKEMPRSVIKLIYATLLFLLSLIIGTVGYIYIEGYNIIDAVYMSIITFATVGFTEVNALSTNGKIFTVCYIVLNLGIFAYTVSVLSTFLFEGELGRVFKNYISAREVNKLKDHVIVCGFGRNGAMACEELHKAQKDFVIIERDNEVIDAFPEEKKYAFISGNATLDEVLLEAGLERASTVITALPSDADNVFITLTAKELNPTINVIAKAAETNSEKKLYRAGASHVVMPDRLGGIHMANLITKPYVIEFLELLSGVGEQHLELEEVSYARLKDEFHHKTIRELDIRQKSGVTIIAFKDDKEGFIFNPASDKKIEKGDVLIILGTKHNISNFKSHFIND, from the coding sequence ATGAGAAAAGAGATGCCGAGAAGTGTTATTAAGCTTATTTATGCCACCCTATTATTCTTACTCAGCCTAATTATAGGCACAGTGGGCTATATTTATATAGAGGGGTATAATATAATAGACGCTGTTTATATGTCTATAATAACCTTTGCTACGGTAGGTTTTACTGAGGTAAATGCCCTTTCTACCAATGGAAAAATCTTCACGGTATGTTACATCGTTTTAAATCTTGGCATTTTTGCTTATACTGTTTCTGTACTATCTACCTTTTTGTTTGAAGGCGAGTTAGGCAGGGTTTTTAAAAACTATATTTCAGCGAGAGAAGTGAATAAATTGAAAGATCATGTCATTGTTTGTGGTTTTGGTAGAAATGGCGCCATGGCGTGCGAAGAATTGCACAAGGCACAAAAGGACTTTGTAATTATAGAAAGAGATAATGAAGTGATAGACGCCTTTCCTGAAGAAAAAAAATATGCTTTTATCAGTGGTAATGCCACTTTAGATGAAGTGCTCCTGGAAGCAGGCCTGGAACGTGCATCAACAGTGATAACAGCCCTTCCTAGTGATGCCGATAACGTTTTTATCACTCTTACAGCAAAGGAGCTGAACCCGACAATTAATGTGATTGCTAAGGCGGCAGAGACCAATTCTGAAAAGAAACTTTACCGTGCCGGGGCTTCTCATGTAGTAATGCCTGATAGGTTAGGGGGTATTCACATGGCAAACCTTATCACAAAACCCTATGTTATAGAATTTTTAGAGCTACTAAGTGGAGTTGGCGAACAGCATCTGGAGCTGGAAGAGGTGAGTTACGCTCGATTAAAAGATGAATTTCATCATAAAACAATAAGGGAATTAGACATCAGACAGAAAAGTGGTGTCACCATAATTGCTTTTAAAGATGATAAAGAGGGGTTTATATTCAACCCGGCATCAGATAAAAAAATTGAAAAAGGAGATGTGTTGATCATCCTAGGAACGAAACACAACATTTCCAATTTCAAATCGCACTTTATAAACGACTAA
- a CDS encoding sulfotransferase family protein yields the protein MKILSLWSGPRNVSTALMYSFAQRPDTHVIDEPLYAHYLANTPVEHPGGDEVLQVMENDGDKVLTDLFDDDHSADLIFLKNMAHHWIHLNDNWLAKMDHLFLIRDPREMLPSLINQIPQPILRDTGLKMQYDLYHTMQAQGKKPEIIDSKRLLLNPAVILRKACDALQIPFTEGMLRWEAGARPEDGVWAKQWYHSVHQSTGFSPYKTKTEPFPDQLLPLLEECEPYYQFLLERALQ from the coding sequence ATGAAAATCCTCTCCTTATGGTCGGGACCCAGAAATGTGTCTACGGCCTTGATGTATTCCTTTGCTCAACGTCCGGATACCCATGTAATAGATGAGCCTTTATATGCTCATTACCTGGCCAATACACCGGTAGAGCATCCTGGTGGAGATGAGGTGCTTCAAGTCATGGAAAATGATGGAGACAAGGTATTGACCGACCTGTTTGATGATGACCATAGTGCTGATCTGATATTTCTGAAAAATATGGCCCACCATTGGATTCATTTAAATGACAACTGGCTGGCTAAAATGGATCATTTATTTCTAATCCGTGACCCCAGGGAAATGCTTCCATCATTGATCAACCAGATTCCACAGCCTATCTTAAGAGATACGGGATTAAAAATGCAGTATGATCTCTACCATACCATGCAGGCGCAAGGCAAAAAACCGGAGATTATAGACTCAAAGAGATTGCTCCTAAATCCTGCCGTTATTTTGCGTAAGGCATGCGATGCTTTACAAATTCCATTTACAGAGGGCATGCTAAGATGGGAAGCGGGGGCCAGACCTGAAGATGGTGTTTGGGCAAAGCAATGGTACCATAGTGTACACCAGTCTACAGGATTTTCACCTTATAAAACCAAAACCGAACCCTTTCCGGATCAACTCTTACCCTTGCTGGAGGAGTGCGAACCCTATTATCAATTTCTATTAGAACGAGCTTTACAATAA
- a CDS encoding aminotransferase class IV, with protein sequence MMREVQLPDERNKDILININGTLYPRDEAKVSVFDSVVQGGDAVWEGLRIYNGKVFMLEEHLDRLVASAKAMAFAEIPTKEEVKAEVFKTLNANKMYDEAHIRLTLTRGKKVTSGMSPHFNQYGPTLIVLAEWKKPVYDNEGIDLITSSIRRNSPQCVDSKIHHNNLINNILAKIEANLAGVADAVMLDVDGFVSETNATNIFFINGENVKTPFADSCLPGITRSNVIKLCDKNNIPIKEKRISIAEMYIADQVFVTGTMGEITPVLKIDGRQIGSGKKGDLTKKIEKLYLQMTKDDGIVIPKY encoded by the coding sequence ATGATGAGAGAAGTACAATTACCTGACGAAAGAAATAAGGATATTTTAATCAATATAAACGGCACACTTTACCCTAGAGATGAAGCCAAGGTATCAGTATTTGATAGTGTAGTACAAGGTGGAGATGCTGTGTGGGAAGGTCTAAGGATCTACAATGGCAAGGTGTTTATGCTGGAAGAGCACCTTGACAGGTTAGTGGCTTCCGCCAAAGCAATGGCGTTTGCAGAGATACCAACCAAAGAGGAGGTAAAGGCTGAGGTTTTTAAAACATTGAACGCCAATAAAATGTATGACGAGGCTCACATAAGACTAACTCTGACCAGAGGAAAGAAAGTGACTTCAGGGATGAGTCCACATTTTAATCAGTACGGGCCAACCCTCATCGTACTGGCAGAATGGAAAAAGCCGGTATATGATAATGAAGGTATAGACCTGATTACGTCCTCTATCCGCAGAAATAGTCCTCAATGTGTGGATTCAAAAATTCATCATAATAACCTCATCAATAATATTCTGGCCAAAATAGAAGCCAATCTTGCAGGCGTGGCCGATGCCGTAATGCTTGATGTTGATGGATTTGTATCGGAAACTAATGCCACCAACATTTTCTTCATTAATGGTGAAAATGTGAAAACTCCTTTTGCTGATAGCTGCCTGCCAGGTATTACCAGGTCTAATGTTATTAAGCTTTGTGATAAGAATAATATTCCTATTAAGGAGAAAAGAATCTCTATAGCCGAAATGTATATTGCTGATCAAGTATTCGTTACCGGAACTATGGGGGAGATAACTCCTGTTTTAAAGATAGATGGCAGACAAATTGGGTCAGGGAAAAAGGGTGATCTCACAAAAAAGATTGAAAAACTTTACCTGCAAATGACCAAAGATGATGGAATAGTGATTCCTAAGTATTAA